Proteins encoded in a region of the Coffea eugenioides isolate CCC68of chromosome 4, Ceug_1.0, whole genome shotgun sequence genome:
- the LOC113769224 gene encoding uncharacterized protein LOC113769224, with translation MANEGGASSQAFDLKLFTEAIKGELGRMMDQKLELMHQRIDSLELSHGSSKGSRGKAYAHESTDSNSDNNYEHKQSRSKREARPSNDHIPGIKMKIPPFHTYSEEQKVKLAVVEFTDYAVVWWDQLSTSRRRSREPTIQTWTELRRLMRKRFVPSHYYRDLYQKLQTLNQGARSVEDYHKEMEILMLRADIMEDREATMARFLNGLRPEIADQVELHHYVELGDLVEKAIKIERRIKRKDSTRSYSNFSPSYPRTTPPKKEDKGPSNSIPSRPRPDTTKWESKATPKTAIELSLGRNRYTRCFKCQGRGHIASQCPNQRTMIILPNGEFLTDDEDEKEELPSLEEEEEEEEALPIDERVGLVVRRALATQVKAADHAQRENIFYTRCYIKGKVCSLIIDGGSCANVASALMVEKLALPTLRHLTPYRLQWLNDSGDVRVTKQVQVPFRIGKYEDVVLCDVVPMQACHILLGRPWQFDKGDYEDVFPDEIPNGLQPIRGIEHQIDLVPGAPLPNRPAYKMGPDETKELQRQIEELLTKGWARESLSPCAVPVILVPKKDGSWRMCTDCFVVSKQGIKVDEEKVKAIREWPTPSTVGEVRSFHGLASFYRRFVKDFSTIAAPLTAVIKKNEPFVWRDAQVRAFQMLKHQLTHAPLLALPCFDKMFEIECDASGVGIGAVLMQEGKPIAYFSEKLNGAVLNYSTYDKELYSLIRALETWQHYLRPREFVIHTDHESLKHIKSQYKLNKRHVRWIAFIETFPYVIKYKVGKTNVVADALSRKFYILDGFLFYLNRLCIPNCSIRSLLVREAHGGGLMGHFGVAKTLAILQEHFHWPRMKRDVERMVAKCITCHKAKSKLQPYGLYSPLPVPKEPWTDISMDFVLGLPRSKRGNDSIFVIVDRFSKMAHFIPCHKTDDASHIADLFFKEIIRLHGMPRTIVSDRDVKFLSYFWKTLWGKLGTKLLFSTTSHPQTDGQTEVVNRTLSTLLRAIIRKNIRTWEECLPHVEFAYNRTVHSSTHFSPFEIVYGFNPLTPLDLSPLPTVWLHLRKERFPVQRRNKLFPRGDGPFQVIKRINDNAYKLDLPDDEADLRTNPFEEEGDDTNQETPLRTIRVPLGPVTRARAKKMREELQGLVHEI, from the exons ATGGCTAACGAGGGGGGAGCAAGCTCCCAAGCTTTTGATCTTAAACTTTTCACAGAAGCAATCAAAGGCGAATTGGGACGCATGATGGACCAAAAACTTGAACTAATGCATCAACGCATTGACAGCTTAGAGTTGTCTCATGGAAGCTCCAAAGGCAGCCGTGGAAAGGCTTATGCACATGAGTCTACCGACTCTAACTCAGACAACAACTATGAGCATAAGCAAAGTAGGTCCAAGCGTGAAGCTAGGCCTTCAAATGACCACATTCCGGGCATAAAGATGAAAATTCCGCCTTTCC ATACTTACTCGGAGGAGCAAAAGGTCAAGTTGGCCGTGGTcgaattcaccgactacgccgTTGTGTGGTGGGATCAACTCTCTACTAGTCGAAGGAGGAGTCGTGAACCTACCATACAAACTTGGACGGAGCTAAGACGACTAATGAGGAAGCGTTTCGTACCAAGTCACTACTACCGTGACTTGTACCAaaagcttcaaaccctcaaTCAAGGAGCACGAAGTGTCGAGGACTAtcacaaggaaatggaaatactcATGCTACGGGCAGACATCATGGAGGATCGAGAAGCAACAATGGCACGCTTCTTGAACGGATTAAGGCCCGAAATTGCTGATCAAGTGGAGTTACACCACTATGTGGAACTTGGGGACTTGGTGGAGAAGGCCATCAAGATTGAAAGGAGGATTAAGAGGAAGGATTCAACTCGGAGTTACTCCAACTTTTCACCCTCTTATCCCCGAACTACACCACCAAAGAAAGAGGATAAAGGGCCGAGTAATTCCATCCCTTCAAGACCGAGGCCGGATACGACTAAGTGGGAGTCTAAAGCAACACCAAAGACTGCCATTGAGTTGAGCTTGGGGCGAAATCGATATACtagatgcttcaaatgccaaggccgAGGGCATATTGCTAGCCAATGCCCGAACCAACGCACTATGATCATCTTACCCAATGGTGAGTTTCtcactgatgatgaagatgagaaggaggagttgccatcccttgaggaagaagaggaagaagaggaagcatTGCCCATCGATGAACGAGTTGGACTCGTTGTCAGACGAGCCTTAGCAACCCAAGTGAAAGCCGCTGACCATGCACAAAGGGAGAACATTTTCTACACCCGTTGCTATATCAAAGGCAAGGTATGTAGTTTGATCATAGATGGAGGTAGTTGTGCTAATGTTGCTAGTGccttgatggtggagaaactagcACTACCCACTCTACGACATCTAACACCGTATCGTTTGCAATGGTTGAACGATAGCGGTGATGTTCGTGTGACCAAGCAAGTCCAAGTACCTTTCCGAATTGGAAAGTATGAGGACGTGGTGTTATGCGACGTGGTCCCTATGCAAGCATGTCACATACTATTGGGGAGACCATGGCAATTCGACAAGGGA GATTATGAGGATGTCTTTCCCGATGAGATTCCAAATGGACTACAACCAATAAGGggaattgagcatcaaattgacTTGGTTCCAGGTGCCCCACTTCCTAACAGACCAGCCTACAAAATGGGTCCAGATGAGACAAAGGAGCTCCAACGCCAAATCGAAGAGCTTCTAACAAAGGGATGGGCACGAGAAAGCTTGAGCCCATGTGCGGTTCCCGTCATCTTGGTGCctaaaaaggatggaagttggcgaatgtgcactgact GCTTTGTTGTGAGTAAACAGGGAATCAAAGTGGACGAGGAGAAGGttaaagcaattcgagaatggCCTACTCCAAGCACGGTGGGTGAGGTACGTAGCTTCCACGGTCTTGCTAGTTTTTATAGACGATTTGTTAAAGATTTTAGTACCATTGCTGCACCTCTAACTGctgtaattaagaaaaatgagccatttGTGTGGAGAGATGCTCAAGTACGTGCTTTCCAAATGCTTAAACATCAACTCACGCATGCACCACTACTTGCATTACCATGCTTTGACAAGATGTTTGAAATAGAGTGTGATGCATCTGGGGTGGGTATTGGAGCTGTCCTAATGCAAGAGGGCAAACCAATTGCATACTTTAGTGAAAAACTCAATGGGGCAGTTTTGAACTATTCCACTTATGATAAGGAGTTGTACTCCTTAATCCGTGCTTTAGAAACTTGGCAACATTACTTGAGACCAAGGGAATTTGTCATACACACTGACCATGAGTCGCTTAAGCACATTAAGTCACAATACAAGTTGAATAAGCGTCATGTTaggtggattgcatttattgaaaccttcccttatgtgattaagtacaaagtggggaaaactaatgttgttgctgatgcattatcac GTAAATTCTACAtccttgatggatttcttttctACCTCAATCGACTATGTATACCTAACTGCTCTATTCGCTCTTTACTTGTTAGGGAAGCACATGGAGGTGGCttgatgggacactttggcGTGGCTAAAACCTTAGCTATCCTTCAAGAGCACTTCCATTGGCCAAGGATGAAACGAGATGTGGAGCGAATGGTGGCTAAATGCATTACttgccacaaagctaagtctaaACTTCAACCCTATGGCCTTTATAGTCCTTTACCTGTACCTAAGGAACCTTGGACCGATATTtccatggattttgttttagggttgcctaggtcaaagaggggaaatgatagcatctttgttattgttgacagattttcaaaaatggcacattttataccatgtcacaaaacagatgatgcatcgcacattgctgatttgtttttcaaagaaatcattagattgcatggcatgcctaggacaattgtctctgatagggatgtcaaatttttgagttacttttggaaaactttgtggggaaaattgggtaccaaattgctattttctactactagtcacccacaaactgatggccaaactgaggttGTCAATCGTACACTATCTACACTCTTGCGTgccatcattagaaaaaacattagaacctgggaagagtgtttaccccatgttgagtttgcatacaatcgtacggtgcatagttctactcatttttcaccatttgaaatagtctatggttttaaccctttAACACCACTAGACTTATCACCTTTACCTAC GGTGTGGTTACATCTACGCAAGGAAAGGTTCCCAGTCCAAAGGCGCAATAAATTATTTCCCCGAGGAGATGGGCCATTTCAAGTCATcaagcgcatcaatgacaatgcttacaaactggacctacccg acgatgaagctgatttgaggacaaatccttttgaagaggagggggatgatacgaaccaagagacaccattgcgaactattcgagttcccctaggacccgtaactcgagcacgagctaagaagatgagggaggaactccaaggacttgttcatgagata